In Bradyrhizobium erythrophlei, a single genomic region encodes these proteins:
- a CDS encoding cobalamin-binding protein, giving the protein MPETRRIVSFLPSATEMACALGLSDQLLGITHECDYPPQIMGKPVVVRNVLPIESMSQAEIDVAVTQRLRDGQSLYRVEEALMQDIAPDLILTQDLCQVCAPSGNEISQLLTSLPSKPQVLWLTPKSLEQIFDNLRELGEATGRSEMAETLIADGQARLAKIESVTRALVSRPRVFCMEWMDPVYCCGHWVPEMVRMAGGLDKLGREGADSVRIRWDDVLEWKPEVLIVMPCGFDLEKTFKEAQRLTAYPGWDDLPAVRNGCVYAVDANSYFARPGPRVIEGTELLAHLLHPELFEWRGPANAFRRLV; this is encoded by the coding sequence ATGCCTGAAACGCGACGGATCGTCTCATTCTTGCCCTCGGCGACCGAGATGGCATGTGCGCTGGGTCTAAGCGACCAATTGCTGGGCATTACCCACGAATGCGATTACCCGCCTCAGATCATGGGCAAGCCGGTCGTCGTTCGTAATGTCCTTCCGATCGAAAGCATGAGCCAGGCGGAGATCGATGTCGCCGTCACGCAACGATTGCGCGATGGCCAAAGTCTCTACCGGGTGGAAGAGGCGCTGATGCAGGACATCGCGCCCGACCTGATCCTGACCCAGGACCTCTGCCAGGTCTGCGCGCCCTCGGGCAACGAAATCTCGCAGCTTCTGACGTCGCTGCCCAGCAAGCCGCAGGTCTTGTGGCTTACGCCGAAATCGCTCGAGCAGATATTCGACAATTTGCGCGAGCTTGGCGAGGCGACGGGTCGGTCCGAAATGGCCGAAACATTGATTGCGGACGGGCAGGCTCGGCTTGCAAAGATCGAATCTGTTACACGCGCGCTCGTTTCGCGGCCCCGGGTCTTTTGCATGGAATGGATGGACCCGGTTTATTGCTGCGGTCATTGGGTTCCGGAAATGGTTCGCATGGCGGGCGGCCTCGACAAGCTTGGACGCGAGGGAGCCGATTCGGTTCGCATACGGTGGGACGACGTCCTTGAATGGAAGCCGGAAGTGTTGATCGTCATGCCGTGCGGCTTCGATCTGGAAAAGACGTTCAAGGAGGCGCAACGGCTGACGGCCTATCCCGGCTGGGACGATCTTCCGGCGGTGCGCAACGGATGTGTTTATGCGGTGGACGCGAATTCCTATTTCGCACGTCCAGGACCGCGTGTCATCGAAGGCACGGAGCTGTTGGCGCACCTCCTTCACCCCGAACTGTTCGAATGGAGAGGGCCAGCGAACGCGTTCCGGCGTCTGGTCTGA
- a CDS encoding MFS transporter translates to MADILATPQQATDQAIKDEQFRTLGAISVAHWVSHFHIFVLPMLFPFLKQQLGVGYVELGFALTVFAVSSGLTQAPIGYLADHLGARNILLIGLCLGGCSLIALGLHLSYPWLIVNAALLGLANSVYHPANYAILSAHMNEARMGRAFSIHAFAGFFGGAVAPAIIAALVAAIGGHGALIAAGAVGPLAALLLMAVGIPDASSARPTTSAADAPRQNVITPAIVVLMIFFLLLSISSAGISNFGVVALMGGYGTTFSVANLVLTTYLGASAAGVLAGGLLADLTERHGQVAAACFAVNAVILLIVAALNLPQVLLIGAMGLAGFLSGVIVPSRDMMVRNAAPAGAAGRVFGIVSTGFNIGGIISPLLFGWIMDRNLPHWVFGVSVVFMMMTVILALATERNPQAGKAAEPVTEAHP, encoded by the coding sequence ATGGCCGATATCCTGGCCACGCCGCAACAAGCCACTGATCAGGCCATCAAGGACGAGCAGTTCCGCACGCTGGGCGCGATATCAGTCGCGCACTGGGTAAGCCATTTCCACATTTTCGTACTCCCGATGCTGTTTCCGTTCCTGAAACAGCAACTCGGCGTCGGCTATGTCGAGCTCGGCTTCGCGCTCACGGTCTTCGCCGTCAGCTCCGGCCTGACCCAGGCGCCGATCGGCTATCTCGCCGATCATCTCGGCGCGCGAAATATTCTACTGATAGGCCTGTGCCTCGGCGGCTGCTCGCTCATCGCGCTCGGCCTGCATCTGAGCTATCCATGGCTGATCGTCAACGCCGCGCTGCTGGGGCTCGCCAACAGCGTCTATCACCCCGCCAACTACGCCATCCTCTCGGCCCACATGAATGAAGCGCGCATGGGCCGTGCGTTTTCGATTCACGCCTTTGCCGGGTTTTTCGGCGGCGCGGTTGCGCCCGCCATCATCGCCGCCCTGGTTGCGGCGATCGGCGGCCATGGCGCGCTGATCGCAGCCGGCGCGGTCGGTCCCCTGGCCGCGTTGCTTCTGATGGCCGTCGGCATTCCCGATGCGAGCAGCGCCCGCCCCACCACAAGCGCCGCCGATGCTCCCAGGCAAAACGTCATCACGCCGGCGATCGTCGTTTTGATGATCTTCTTCTTGCTGCTCAGCATATCCAGCGCCGGGATATCCAATTTCGGCGTCGTGGCGCTGATGGGCGGATACGGCACGACTTTCTCTGTGGCTAATCTCGTGCTCACAACCTATCTCGGCGCGAGCGCGGCCGGCGTTCTCGCCGGCGGACTTCTCGCCGACCTGACCGAGCGCCACGGTCAGGTGGCCGCTGCCTGCTTTGCCGTCAATGCCGTCATCCTGCTGATCGTTGCCGCGTTGAATTTGCCGCAAGTGCTCTTGATCGGCGCGATGGGACTGGCCGGATTCCTCAGCGGCGTGATCGTCCCCTCGCGCGACATGATGGTCCGTAACGCCGCGCCAGCCGGCGCCGCCGGCCGGGTGTTCGGCATCGTCTCCACCGGCTTCAATATTGGCGGCATCATCAGCCCGCTGTTGTTTGGCTGGATCATGGATCGGAACCTGCCGCATTGGGTGTTCGGCGTGTCGGTCGTGTTCATGATGATGACCGTCATCCTGGCGCTTGCCACCGAGCGAAACCCGCAAGCCGGCAAGGCCGCAGAGCCCGTGACCGAAGCGCACCCCTGA
- a CDS encoding ABC transporter ATP-binding protein, whose product MTADKEIVLSVRHLTKAYFAAGEKVDVLRGVNLSIAAGERVALTGESGSGKSTLLHLIAGLDRADGGEIDFSGTPITNLGEAGLATLRRDRLGLVFQQFNLIPSLSVRDNLAFQSRIAGRHDAAWLAQLAERLGLAGFLDRYPEQLSGGQQQRVAIGRALAVKPSLLLADEPTGNLDEATADEVLALTRDLVAQTGCSLLMVTHSTRLAATLDRHIRLSAGLIA is encoded by the coding sequence ATGACCGCCGACAAAGAGATCGTGCTGAGCGTTCGCCACCTGACCAAGGCCTATTTCGCAGCCGGCGAAAAGGTCGACGTTCTCCGCGGCGTGAACTTGAGCATCGCCGCCGGCGAACGGGTCGCACTGACCGGCGAATCCGGCAGCGGCAAGAGCACGCTGCTGCATCTGATCGCAGGGCTCGACCGTGCCGACGGCGGCGAAATCGATTTTTCCGGCACGCCGATCACGAATCTCGGCGAGGCAGGCCTGGCGACGTTGCGGCGCGACCGTCTCGGCCTGGTCTTTCAGCAATTCAACCTGATCCCGAGCCTGAGCGTTCGGGATAATCTCGCGTTTCAATCCCGCATCGCCGGACGCCACGACGCGGCGTGGCTGGCGCAATTGGCTGAACGATTGGGCCTTGCCGGCTTTCTGGATCGCTATCCGGAGCAGCTTTCCGGCGGCCAGCAGCAGCGGGTCGCGATCGGCCGGGCGCTCGCGGTCAAACCGTCGCTCCTGCTCGCGGACGAGCCGACCGGAAATCTCGACGAAGCCACCGCAGACGAGGTGCTGGCGCTGACCCGGGACCTGGTCGCGCAGACCGGCTGCAGTCTCTTGATGGTGACGCATTCGACCCGGCTGGCCGCGACGCTCGACCGCCATATCCGTCTCAGCGCGGGATTGATCGCATGA
- a CDS encoding FtsX-like permease family protein, whose amino-acid sequence MRRPLWILAVLLSHWRRHPMQFATLLIGLISAIALWSGVQALNQQARASYDRAAAALGGARTAMLVGRNGATFPQALFVELRRAGWPVSPVVEGRIQIDGRTFRLLGVEPVTLPAEAGNTPAIGGDLQAFVAPPGETRVAHETLGELGASEGDTPITSSDLNLPPLRVSAQLAPGVMVVDIGIAQRLLKMPDQISRLLIGKAQGPRAALEAVAGDRLRLIEPEAETDLERLTDSFHLNLTAFGLLSFFVGLFIVNSAIGLAFEQRLPMLRTLRACGVSAAQLNTVLVFELVFLALIAGLLGMVCGYLIAAALLPDVAASLRGLYGAQIPGHLSLRPQWWIAGLLISVAGAMLAAAQSLWKASHLPVLAAAQPQAWHQAQRRWVVLQGIGALAVFAVAFGFFWFGDSLLAGFAVLAAMLLGAALVLPLILELVLGAGQRRARGAIASWFWADSRQQLSGLSLALMALLLALSVNVGVGTMVESFSRTFVNWLDGRLAADVYLNASDDAQAKAITAWLRERRDVSAILPGGRAETQLAGAPLEIFGLPDHATYREHWPLLRAAENAWIRLRPGDAAFVSEQLALRLKLAIGDHLDVPTPSGNWPLEVVGIYADYGNPKGQIAVNFAALTRYFPNIPLTRIGLRAEPAAVPALMSALREKFSLDDRNLIDQATLKAESKRIFDRTFAVTAALNAFTLGVAGIALLTSLLTLGNSRLPQLAPLWAIGITRQRLAMIELLKTMSVALITALLALPLGLMVAWCLIAVVNVKAFGWRLPFHVFPLQLAELLLVAMAASLVAAAIPVLKLARLQPAVLIKVFADER is encoded by the coding sequence ATGAGGCGGCCGCTGTGGATTCTCGCGGTGCTGCTCAGCCACTGGCGACGGCATCCGATGCAATTTGCGACACTGCTGATCGGTCTGATCTCGGCGATCGCGCTGTGGAGTGGCGTGCAGGCGCTGAACCAGCAGGCGCGTGCGAGTTACGATCGCGCGGCCGCCGCGCTTGGAGGTGCTCGCACCGCGATGCTGGTTGGCCGTAACGGCGCGACCTTCCCGCAAGCGCTTTTTGTCGAGCTCCGCCGCGCCGGCTGGCCGGTGTCGCCGGTTGTCGAGGGGCGAATCCAGATCGACGGCCGGACCTTCCGTCTGCTCGGCGTCGAACCTGTGACGCTCCCGGCAGAAGCCGGCAATACGCCCGCAATAGGTGGCGACTTGCAGGCCTTTGTCGCGCCGCCGGGCGAAACGAGGGTGGCGCACGAAACGCTCGGCGAACTCGGAGCCTCCGAAGGCGACACGCCGATAACGAGCAGCGACCTCAATTTGCCGCCGCTTCGCGTGTCCGCGCAATTGGCGCCCGGCGTGATGGTGGTCGATATCGGGATTGCGCAGCGGCTGCTCAAAATGCCCGATCAGATTTCACGCCTCTTGATCGGCAAAGCCCAGGGACCCCGCGCGGCGCTTGAAGCCGTCGCGGGCGATCGCTTGCGCCTGATCGAGCCTGAGGCGGAGACCGATCTCGAACGCCTCACCGACAGTTTCCACCTGAACCTGACCGCGTTCGGCCTGCTTTCGTTTTTCGTCGGCCTCTTCATCGTCAATTCGGCGATCGGACTGGCATTCGAGCAGCGACTGCCGATGTTGCGAACCTTGCGCGCCTGCGGCGTATCCGCAGCCCAGCTCAACACGGTGCTCGTGTTCGAGCTGGTTTTCCTCGCCCTCATCGCCGGGCTTCTGGGCATGGTCTGCGGCTATCTGATTGCGGCGGCGCTATTGCCCGATGTCGCCGCATCGCTGCGTGGCCTTTATGGAGCCCAGATCCCCGGCCATCTCTCGCTTCGACCGCAATGGTGGATCGCCGGTCTCCTGATCAGCGTGGCCGGCGCGATGCTCGCCGCAGCGCAAAGCCTGTGGAAGGCGAGCCACCTGCCGGTGCTCGCCGCCGCCCAGCCCCAGGCCTGGCATCAGGCGCAACGCCGATGGGTTGTCCTTCAGGGGATCGGTGCGCTCGCTGTGTTCGCCGTGGCGTTCGGATTTTTCTGGTTCGGCGACTCTCTCCTTGCGGGCTTTGCCGTGCTCGCAGCCATGCTGCTCGGCGCGGCACTCGTGCTGCCGTTGATTCTGGAATTGGTGCTGGGCGCGGGCCAGCGCCGCGCGCGCGGCGCGATCGCTTCCTGGTTCTGGGCCGACAGCCGCCAGCAGCTTTCCGGATTGTCGCTGGCGCTGATGGCGCTGTTGCTCGCGCTGTCCGTCAATGTGGGCGTCGGCACCATGGTCGAGAGCTTCAGCCGGACGTTTGTGAACTGGCTTGACGGCAGACTGGCTGCCGACGTCTACCTCAACGCATCGGATGATGCACAAGCGAAAGCCATCACGGCGTGGCTGCGCGAACGGCGCGACGTCAGCGCCATTCTCCCCGGCGGTCGCGCCGAGACGCAGCTTGCCGGAGCGCCGCTGGAAATTTTCGGTCTTCCGGATCACGCCACCTATCGCGAACACTGGCCGCTGTTGCGCGCTGCTGAAAATGCCTGGATACGCCTGCGGCCGGGCGATGCGGCTTTCGTCAGCGAGCAACTGGCGCTGCGACTCAAGCTTGCGATCGGCGATCATCTCGACGTGCCGACGCCGAGCGGAAACTGGCCGCTGGAAGTGGTCGGCATCTATGCCGATTACGGCAATCCCAAGGGACAGATCGCGGTCAACTTTGCCGCGCTGACCCGTTACTTCCCGAACATCCCGCTGACACGGATCGGCCTGCGCGCCGAGCCCGCGGCCGTGCCGGCGCTGATGTCGGCCTTGCGTGAGAAATTCAGTCTCGATGATCGTAACCTGATCGACCAGGCGACGCTGAAAGCAGAATCAAAACGCATCTTCGACCGGACCTTCGCGGTGACCGCGGCGTTGAACGCCTTCACGCTCGGCGTAGCCGGCATCGCATTGCTGACCAGCCTGCTCACGCTCGGCAACTCGCGCCTGCCGCAACTCGCGCCGCTATGGGCGATCGGGATCACCCGGCAAAGACTGGCAATGATCGAACTGCTCAAGACGATGTCGGTTGCGCTGATCACGGCGCTGCTGGCGCTGCCGTTGGGTCTGATGGTCGCCTGGTGCCTGATCGCGGTCGTCAATGTGAAGGCGTTCGGCTGGCGCCTGCCGTTTCACGTCTTCCCGCTGCAACTGGCCGAACTTCTGCTTGTCGCGATGGCGGCATCGCTGGTAGCCGCCGCCATCCCCGTGCTCAAGCTTGCGCGGTTGCAGCCGGCCGTCTTGATCAAGGTTTTCGCCGATGAGCGGTAG
- a CDS encoding lipocalin-like domain-containing protein — MSGSVSRRTFVGGALLLALKQGTAQAQGFAGLGMSGEGFAPVVAGKKLVFPGDHGPHPDFRIEWWYVTANLVDAAGAAYGAQWTLFRQAMAPGPQAEGWANQQIWMAHAAVTRADIHRFSETFARGGVGQAGVEATPFHAWIDAWQIRGREGMNSDAMSPLELNAEGADFAYALRLEADHALVLQGEDGYSVKSEQGQASYYYSQPYFKAAGRITIDGAPVKVTGKAWLDREWSSQPLAADQTGWDWLSLHFGSDEKLMLFRLRETNGRHFISGKWFSADGNGRTIAFSDIVMTPKAWTDVAGRRIPTGWDIAIPPLSLAISCAPLNPKCWMGTRFPYWEGPIRFSGSHSGVGYLEMTGY, encoded by the coding sequence ATGAGCGGTAGTGTCTCCCGGCGGACCTTTGTAGGCGGCGCGCTGCTCTTGGCGCTGAAGCAAGGCACGGCGCAAGCGCAGGGCTTTGCCGGGCTCGGCATGAGCGGCGAAGGGTTCGCGCCGGTCGTCGCGGGGAAGAAGCTCGTCTTTCCCGGCGATCACGGCCCGCATCCGGACTTCCGCATCGAATGGTGGTACGTCACCGCCAACCTCGTTGATGCCGCCGGCGCCGCCTATGGCGCGCAGTGGACGTTGTTCCGACAGGCGATGGCGCCGGGTCCGCAAGCGGAAGGCTGGGCCAATCAGCAAATCTGGATGGCGCACGCCGCGGTGACGCGCGCCGATATCCACCGTTTCAGCGAGACGTTTGCCCGCGGCGGCGTTGGGCAGGCGGGCGTTGAAGCCACGCCCTTCCATGCCTGGATCGATGCCTGGCAAATACGTGGCCGTGAGGGAATGAACAGCGACGCGATGTCGCCGCTCGAACTCAACGCCGAAGGCGCGGATTTCGCTTACGCGCTGCGTCTCGAAGCGGATCATGCGTTGGTGTTGCAGGGCGAGGACGGCTACAGCGTCAAATCCGAACAGGGACAGGCGTCCTATTACTACAGTCAGCCTTACTTCAAGGCCGCCGGCCGCATTACCATCGACGGCGCGCCGGTTAAGGTCACGGGCAAAGCCTGGCTCGACCGCGAATGGAGCAGCCAGCCGCTGGCCGCAGATCAGACCGGGTGGGACTGGCTGTCGCTGCATTTCGGTAGCGATGAAAAGCTGATGCTGTTTCGGCTGCGCGAGACGAACGGGCGTCACTTCATTTCCGGCAAATGGTTTTCGGCGGACGGCAATGGACGGACGATCGCATTTTCCGACATCGTCATGACGCCAAAAGCCTGGACCGATGTCGCAGGACGCCGCATTCCGACGGGCTGGGACATTGCGATCCCGCCGCTCTCGCTGGCGATTTCGTGTGCGCCCTTGAATCCAAAATGCTGGATGGGGACGCGCTTTCCCTATTGGGAGGGGCCGATCCGGTTTTCCGGCAGTCACAGCGGGGTTGGTTATCTGGAAATGACCGGCTACTGA
- a CDS encoding MAPEG family protein has translation MFHLTAFVTCLAVLMYFFFSFQVGKARQTYGVKAPAIIGDPDFERVFRAHMNTLEWMPIFLPALWLFALYISDAIAAGLGVVWIVGRILYMTGYAKAANKRSQGFMIQSIAAIILWAGATGAILWRLIHP, from the coding sequence ATGTTTCATCTGACGGCCTTCGTCACCTGCCTTGCGGTCCTGATGTATTTCTTTTTCAGCTTTCAGGTCGGCAAGGCGCGCCAAACCTATGGTGTCAAGGCGCCAGCAATCATCGGCGATCCGGACTTCGAGCGCGTGTTTCGCGCCCATATGAATACGCTTGAGTGGATGCCGATTTTCCTCCCGGCGCTCTGGTTGTTTGCGCTCTATATCAGCGACGCGATAGCGGCAGGGCTCGGCGTCGTCTGGATTGTCGGCCGCATTCTTTACATGACCGGCTACGCGAAAGCCGCCAACAAACGCAGTCAGGGTTTCATGATCCAGTCCATTGCCGCAATCATTCTGTGGGCCGGCGCGACAGGCGCCATCCTGTGGCGCCTGATCCACCCATGA
- a CDS encoding DUF962 domain-containing protein, with protein sequence MNAFFKRQLADYVEYHRNPWNGAMHVLGILTLFFAAILPLNLVPVQVLGVQTTLAPILALPVLIYWLLLDVALGAAILGFAVALFAAATFVVHHASTAMVWSITLPLIAVGIAFQVIGHRVFEQRQPALVDNPSHFLLGPMFVTAKLFIALGLRRDLAAIIQTDPQNQPSSFTEEHQVGPLPRS encoded by the coding sequence ATGAATGCCTTTTTCAAGCGCCAGCTTGCCGATTACGTGGAATATCATCGCAACCCCTGGAATGGTGCGATGCATGTGCTCGGTATTTTGACATTGTTCTTTGCCGCTATTCTTCCTCTCAACCTCGTGCCCGTACAGGTTTTGGGCGTGCAAACGACGCTCGCACCTATCCTGGCGCTGCCGGTACTGATTTATTGGCTGCTGCTCGATGTCGCACTTGGAGCGGCCATTCTCGGCTTTGCCGTCGCCCTGTTCGCCGCCGCGACCTTCGTCGTGCATCATGCGAGCACCGCCATGGTGTGGTCGATCACATTGCCCCTGATCGCCGTCGGCATCGCTTTCCAGGTTATCGGACATCGGGTTTTCGAACAGCGCCAGCCGGCCCTGGTCGACAATCCCTCGCATTTCCTGCTGGGGCCGATGTTCGTGACGGCCAAGCTGTTCATCGCGCTCGGGCTCCGGCGCGATCTGGCGGCCATTATCCAGACCGATCCACAGAACCAGCCCTCATCCTTTACCGAGGAACATCAGGTCGGACCGCTGCCACGTTCATGA
- a CDS encoding NAD-dependent epimerase/dehydratase family protein — protein MEHELRKAGTRVLVTGGTGFIGQHLVSALVAREHKVRVLDQRPPICALPDVEYVSGSVLDSALVDDTLRDIDEVYHLAGLPGMWLPEKSDFHAVNFQGTEVVITAARKRGVARFLHCSTESILFRPPSLKAASDERSLLPPEQMPGVYTRSKMLAEQFAAQAAAAGFPLVIGTPTMPIGPHDHNLTPPTAMLRQFLHGRVQMYLDFIVNLVDVRDVAAGLVLAMERGQVGHRYILGGESISLKKILKLMSTISGHHSIAIPVPGKIAEAAAAMLEFMADHVTHRPPSGTAEGVRIALRATELSIEKAKNELGYAPRPVEPALRDTIAYLLSKPTAS, from the coding sequence ATGGAGCACGAACTTCGAAAAGCGGGCACCAGGGTACTCGTCACTGGCGGTACTGGCTTCATAGGGCAGCACCTTGTGTCGGCGCTGGTCGCGCGCGAGCACAAGGTGCGGGTCCTCGATCAACGGCCGCCCATCTGCGCACTCCCCGACGTCGAATATGTGTCGGGCTCAGTGCTGGACTCGGCGCTGGTGGATGACACGCTGCGCGATATCGACGAGGTCTATCACCTCGCCGGCCTTCCGGGTATGTGGCTACCCGAGAAGAGCGATTTCCATGCGGTGAATTTTCAGGGTACGGAAGTTGTCATTACAGCCGCACGCAAGCGTGGCGTCGCGCGCTTTTTGCATTGCTCGACCGAATCCATTCTGTTCCGACCGCCCTCTCTGAAGGCGGCCTCCGACGAGCGCAGCCTGCTGCCGCCGGAGCAAATGCCGGGCGTCTATACCCGCTCGAAAATGCTGGCCGAACAATTCGCCGCACAAGCGGCGGCCGCGGGATTTCCGCTCGTCATCGGCACGCCGACCATGCCGATCGGGCCACATGACCACAACCTGACGCCGCCTACCGCGATGCTCCGGCAATTCCTGCACGGGCGGGTGCAGATGTATCTCGACTTCATCGTGAACCTTGTCGACGTGCGCGATGTCGCCGCCGGTCTTGTGCTCGCGATGGAACGCGGCCAGGTCGGCCACCGCTACATCCTCGGTGGCGAAAGCATTTCGCTGAAGAAGATTCTAAAACTGATGTCGACGATCAGCGGACACCACTCGATCGCCATTCCGGTCCCCGGCAAGATCGCGGAAGCCGCCGCAGCGATGCTGGAATTCATGGCGGACCACGTGACGCACCGCCCACCCTCCGGCACTGCCGAGGGCGTGCGGATCGCACTGCGGGCGACCGAATTATCGATCGAAAAAGCGAAGAATGAACTCGGCTATGCGCCGCGGCCGGTCGAGCCGGCGCTGCGCGATACGATTGCCTATCTGCTCAGCAAGCCGACGGCGTCTTGA
- a CDS encoding methyltransferase family protein encodes MTREPNPIVALLWSGWSATWPAALLALIWLAWLLSWLIGAFFSGRTEKRVRPEDSRAYRIPIIIGAVLLTPWTASILGEKPLWQVGATGTYVSAALTAAGCLFTWWARLHLGRFWSGTITRKEGHRVVDTGPYELVRHPIYTGLIGAMIATGVALGTASALFGTALIAFGFWQKARMEEGFLTNELGDVYTPYRRRVPMLVPLLPRR; translated from the coding sequence ATGACGCGTGAGCCGAACCCGATCGTCGCTTTGCTGTGGAGCGGATGGAGCGCGACCTGGCCCGCCGCCTTGCTGGCCTTGATCTGGCTTGCGTGGCTGTTGAGCTGGCTGATCGGCGCCTTCTTTTCCGGCCGCACCGAAAAGCGCGTCAGGCCTGAGGACTCGCGCGCCTATCGTATTCCAATCATCATTGGCGCCGTCCTGCTGACGCCCTGGACTGCGTCAATCCTTGGCGAAAAGCCGTTGTGGCAGGTCGGCGCGACCGGCACCTATGTATCCGCTGCGTTGACCGCCGCTGGTTGCCTGTTCACCTGGTGGGCGCGCCTTCACCTCGGACGTTTCTGGTCGGGCACGATCACGCGCAAGGAAGGCCATCGCGTTGTCGACACCGGCCCTTATGAGCTGGTTCGCCATCCGATCTATACCGGGCTGATCGGCGCCATGATCGCGACCGGTGTTGCGCTTGGAACCGCAAGCGCCCTGTTCGGCACGGCCCTGATCGCCTTCGGCTTCTGGCAAAAGGCGCGTATGGAAGAAGGCTTCCTCACCAACGAACTCGGCGACGTCTACACTCCGTACCGCCGGCGTGTTCCGATGCTAGTGCCGCTCTTGCCGCGGCGTTGA
- a CDS encoding LysM domain-containing protein — translation MGRLINSARLAAVLLGTLSLTSLVDGNGHPAAADPATATSTESLISPPPPGLSTAQTPRGRAYLFRGALGPFFSRGIDRLGERLDEVGITNHVYEFTICRLIAAQAIDDYREDPQPIILIGHSMGGLCAVTFAEVLEKEGIRANLVVAIDPAHATSDVPLNVDRFINIFLSKDVLGGGDVKPKAGFRGHYASFDLSEHGESHVNIEKVDTIQQQLVTKVLQIALARGPGDTLPIRYVVPPKERIELWDSGTSVFARPGDSLQSIATAYHVPLWSVTQINKGADRAPLVPGERVIVPRHLEPLIETPEPVPPTVSSVSTGPSRGVSTPRQERH, via the coding sequence GTGGGGCGCTTGATCAATTCGGCACGCTTGGCCGCGGTTCTCCTGGGGACGCTGTCGTTGACCTCTCTGGTTGACGGCAATGGCCACCCAGCCGCAGCCGACCCGGCAACCGCGACTTCTACCGAGTCCTTGATATCGCCACCGCCACCCGGGCTCTCGACGGCGCAGACGCCCCGCGGCCGCGCTTATTTGTTTCGCGGGGCGCTCGGCCCGTTCTTCTCGCGCGGCATCGATCGTTTGGGGGAGAGGCTCGATGAGGTCGGCATTACGAACCATGTCTATGAGTTCACCATCTGCCGCCTGATCGCCGCCCAGGCGATTGACGACTATCGTGAAGACCCGCAGCCGATCATCCTGATCGGCCACTCCATGGGTGGGCTCTGCGCAGTGACGTTTGCGGAAGTTTTGGAGAAAGAGGGTATTCGGGCGAATCTGGTTGTCGCGATCGATCCCGCCCATGCGACATCAGACGTTCCGCTGAACGTCGATCGCTTCATCAACATCTTCCTGTCAAAGGACGTGCTCGGTGGCGGCGATGTCAAGCCGAAGGCAGGATTTCGCGGCCATTATGCGAGCTTCGACCTTTCCGAGCACGGCGAGTCTCATGTCAATATCGAGAAGGTCGATACGATCCAGCAGCAGCTCGTGACCAAGGTTCTTCAGATTGCACTCGCAAGAGGGCCCGGCGATACGTTGCCGATCCGCTATGTCGTTCCGCCGAAAGAGCGGATCGAACTGTGGGACAGTGGAACCTCGGTGTTCGCCCGTCCAGGCGACAGCTTGCAGTCGATCGCGACCGCCTACCATGTCCCGCTGTGGTCGGTTACCCAGATCAACAAGGGCGCCGATCGCGCGCCGCTGGTGCCCGGCGAGCGCGTCATCGTGCCGCGCCACCTCGAGCCGCTCATCGAGACGCCGGAGCCAGTGCCGCCTACCGTTTCCAGTGTTTCAACTGGCCCGTCGCGCGGAGTTTCAACGCCGCGGCAAGAGCGGCACTAG